The Streptomyces sp. NBC_00510 genomic interval CGCGGCCGTGACCTCGCGCATCGAGTCCGCGGGGATGCCGACCTCGGCGAGCTGGCGCTCGGTCGGGGTCGCCCGGCCGCGGAGCAGGCGGGCGTCGAGCCGCGCCTCCGGGGCGATGCGGCGCGCCGTCAGCGCACCCCATTTCCATCGGGTGTCCGAGTCGGCGAGGACAGTGACCCTGATCGGGTCGGCGGTACTTGCTGGCACGCCGCAGACGCTAGGAATGCATTCCGAGCGGGTCTCCAACGCAACGCCAACGGACGGTTAACAACGCGCCGCCGAATGGGGAATCGGCTGCCCCTGACGGCGGATTCATGATTCCGCCATCTCCCGTTCACCCGGGGGTGGGGAAGGCGTCAGGGTGGGGGACGAGCCGCCCCATAGGGTGCGCGACGTGGTTAAGCTCTCCGTCATCGTCCCGTTCTACAACGTGCAGGATTTTGCTCCTGACATGTTGAGGAGCCTCCGCGCGAATACGCGCGCGGATTTCGAGTTCATTCTCGTGAACGACTGCGCAACGGATGACACCCCGGGAATCCTCGAGCGCGCGCTGCCCGACCTGCCCGGGGCGATACTCGTCTCCCACGACAGGAACGGCGGGCTCGCCACCGCCCGCAACACGGGCATCGACGCCGCCCGGGGCGAGTACCTGACCTTCCTCGACGGCGACGACTGGCTGGCCGAGGGCTACCTGCCCCGGCTGCTGGAGGCCATCGAGACCCTCGGCACCGACTTCGTGCGCACCGACCACGTCGTCTCCCACGGGCGCAGGCGCACCGTCGCCCGGGTGCCGCACGGCCGCCGCGGGGTCGCCCTCGACCCGCGCGAGGCGATCCTCCCCGCCGACCGCACGACCTCGGTGGACTACCCGTACGCCTGGGCCGGCATCTACCACCGGCGGCTGGTCGACGCGGGTCTGCTGCACTTCCCCGACGGGCTGCGCACCGCCGAGGACCGGCCGTGGATCTGGCGGCTGCACCGCGAGGCGAAGTCCTTCGCGGTCGTCGGCCTGCTGGGCGTCTTCTACCGGCGCGGGGTGGCCACCTCGCTCACCCAGATCGGCGACATCCGCCAGCTGGACTTCATCCGCTCCTTCGACCAGGTCCTCGCCGAGACCGCGGCGGACCCCGACGCGGACCGCTTCCTGCCCAAGGCGGTGCGCACCTACTGCGCGGTGATCGCGCACCACCTGGGCGCCATGGGCCGCTACGAGCCCCGGGTCGCGCGGAAGCTGAAGGCGATGAGCGCGGCCGCCCTGAAGCAGATGCCGCAGGAGATCCTGAACGAGGCGCTGGACTCGATGGACATGAAGCGCAGCCTGCTGCTGCGCCGGACACGCAGGCGCCTCGGCGTCGCCGGGGCGGTGGCCGCGTGATGCCCCGCACCCAGGTGTTCCTGGCGTCGACGCTGTTCGGCGCCGCCACGGTGGCCGCCGCGATGGACGCCGGACTGTTCACCCCGGCCGACCGCAGGCTGCTGCTGGTCAGCAACAACGCCGCCGTGCCCGAGATCGCGCCGGCGCTGGACACGGCACCGGGCTTCGGGGCGCTGCGCGGCCGCTTCGACCGGGTGCTCTCGTGGAACGACACGATCGCCCCGCTGCACCCCTCCGGCTGGTCCCCGCGCCCCGAGGACGTGCCCCTGTGGGAGCGCCACCTTCGGCGGCTGTGGGACCTCGGCGAGGACGAGGTCGAGCTGGTCGTCGAGTCCCTGCACGTCGACCCGGCCCTGGCGCTGGTGAACGTCTTCCCGGGCGCGCCCGTCGAGGTGTACGCCGACGGCCTCATGGTCTACGGCCCGACCCGGGACAAGCTGGACCCGCTGGTCACGACCCGGGTGGGCCGGCTGCTGCACCTGGACCTGGTCCCCGGGCTGCGGCCGCTGCTGCTGTCGGAGCACGACGTCCCCGCCGGGCTCGTCCCCGCGCAGGCCTTCACCGGCGTCCTGGCGGGGATCGCGGAGCACGACGCGGCCCCGGCTCCCCTCCCCGAGGGCGGCGCGCTGCTGCTCGGCCAGTACCTGTCGGCGCTGGACGTCCTCACCACCGCCGAGGAGGAGGAGCTGCACGTCCGCATGGTGCGCGGCGCCGTCGCGGCGGGGCACCGCACGGTGGTCTTCAAGCCGCACCCGACGGCGCCCGCGCACTGGTCCCGGCGGCTGGAGCGGGAGGCGGAGGCCCTGGGGGCGGAGCTGACCGTGGCCGGGGCGGCCGAGCTCGCCGAGGTGCTCTTCCTGCGGGCCCGCCCGCGGCTGGTCGTCGGCTGCTTCTCCACCGCGCTGTTCACCGCGTCCGCCCTGTACGGGCTGCCGGTCGCCCGGGTCGGCACGGAGCTGGTGCTGGACCGGCTGTCGCCGTACCAGAACAGCAACCGCGTGCCCGTCACGATCGCCGACCGCCTCCTGCCGGACCTGGAGGACCGGACGTACCGCGAGGCGGCGGAGGCCTGGCGGCCGCCGACGGCGGAGCGGGTCGAGCGGGACCTGACGCCGCTGGTGCGCGCCGTGGGCTACTGCATGCAGCACCAGACGTACGCGCATCTGCGGGACGAGGCGGTCCGCTACCTGACCGACGGCCTGGACACCGGCACCTGGCGCTACTTCAAGCGGCGCCGGCTGGCGTCCCTGGCGCTCCCGGGGGCGGTGCCGTCCCAGCTGGCGTTCCTGCCGGCCAACCCGGCCGTGCGCAGGGTCGCACGGCGGATCAGGCATGTGACGTCCCGCGGCTGACCGCGGCCGTCAGGGCCACGAGGGCCGGCGCGGAGGATCGCGCCGGCCCACCGCGCGGTGACGACCGCACGGTGACTACCGCGCGCCGTCCGGGGCGAGGGTCCGCTCGATGCCCGCGACGAGGATCCGCAGACCGGTCTCGAAGCGCGCGTCGTAGTGGTCGAACATCTCCCGGCCGGCCCCGCCCACCAGCGGGAACTCCCCGCCGAGACGGGCCTGCCGCTCGTCGGTGTCGTAGCGCGGGTCACGCCGGCCGGGCAGCGGCTGCACGGCCTGCTCCTCGATCACGAAGCCGATGGTGAAGGTGTACGCGGTGAACCACGCGTTGAGGGCGTCCTCGACGCGGAAGCCCTGCTCGACGAAGGCACCCAGGTAGCGCTCCAGGGCGCCCGCGTGGCTGTCGTCGGTGAGGTGCGTGCCGCTGAAGACCTTGGCGCCGTCCCGGTAGGCCAGCAGGGCCGCACGGGTGCCGCGGCAGGCGGTGGCGATCCAGTCCCGCCAGTCGGAACCGGGGACCTCCTGACCCATGCCGCGCTCCAGCATCTGCCGCAGCATGCGGGTGGCCATGGCGTCGAGCAGGGCCTGCTTGTTGGCGAAGTGCCAGTACAGGGCCGGTGCCTGCACCTGGAGCTCCTTGGCGAGCCGGCGCAGGGTCAGCCCTTCCAACCCCTCCTCGTTCAGCAGGCCGAGGGCGGTCTCCACCACCTTGTCGCGGTCCAGTCGCGTCGCTGCCACGTGCCCATCCTGTCCGTCCGTCGGTACCCCTTGACAATTTAACACCGTTAAGGGGACCCTCGGGACATGGAACTTAACAGCGTTAAGGAAACCGGCGTCCTGATCGTCGGGGCCGGCCCCACCGGACTCGCCCTCGGCATCGACCTCGCCCGCCGCGGCGTGCCCGCGCTCGTCGTGGAGCGCTCCGACCGGCTGTTCCCCGGTTCACGGGGCAAGGGCCTGCAGCCCCGCTCGCTGGAGGTGCTCGACGACCTCGGCGTGGTCGGGTCCGTCCTCGCGTCGGGCGGCCCCTACCCGCAGGGCCGCGTCTGGCAGGACGGCCGCCCGGTCCACGAGTGGGAGATGTTCGAGCGGGTGCCCGCC includes:
- a CDS encoding glycosyltransferase; translated protein: MVKLSVIVPFYNVQDFAPDMLRSLRANTRADFEFILVNDCATDDTPGILERALPDLPGAILVSHDRNGGLATARNTGIDAARGEYLTFLDGDDWLAEGYLPRLLEAIETLGTDFVRTDHVVSHGRRRTVARVPHGRRGVALDPREAILPADRTTSVDYPYAWAGIYHRRLVDAGLLHFPDGLRTAEDRPWIWRLHREAKSFAVVGLLGVFYRRGVATSLTQIGDIRQLDFIRSFDQVLAETAADPDADRFLPKAVRTYCAVIAHHLGAMGRYEPRVARKLKAMSAAALKQMPQEILNEALDSMDMKRSLLLRRTRRRLGVAGAVAA
- a CDS encoding alpha-2,8-polysialyltransferase family protein, whose protein sequence is MPRTQVFLASTLFGAATVAAAMDAGLFTPADRRLLLVSNNAAVPEIAPALDTAPGFGALRGRFDRVLSWNDTIAPLHPSGWSPRPEDVPLWERHLRRLWDLGEDEVELVVESLHVDPALALVNVFPGAPVEVYADGLMVYGPTRDKLDPLVTTRVGRLLHLDLVPGLRPLLLSEHDVPAGLVPAQAFTGVLAGIAEHDAAPAPLPEGGALLLGQYLSALDVLTTAEEEELHVRMVRGAVAAGHRTVVFKPHPTAPAHWSRRLEREAEALGAELTVAGAAELAEVLFLRARPRLVVGCFSTALFTASALYGLPVARVGTELVLDRLSPYQNSNRVPVTIADRLLPDLEDRTYREAAEAWRPPTAERVERDLTPLVRAVGYCMQHQTYAHLRDEAVRYLTDGLDTGTWRYFKRRRLASLALPGAVPSQLAFLPANPAVRRVARRIRHVTSRG
- a CDS encoding TetR/AcrR family transcriptional regulator C-terminal domain-containing protein, whose translation is MAATRLDRDKVVETALGLLNEEGLEGLTLRRLAKELQVQAPALYWHFANKQALLDAMATRMLRQMLERGMGQEVPGSDWRDWIATACRGTRAALLAYRDGAKVFSGTHLTDDSHAGALERYLGAFVEQGFRVEDALNAWFTAYTFTIGFVIEEQAVQPLPGRRDPRYDTDERQARLGGEFPLVGGAGREMFDHYDARFETGLRILVAGIERTLAPDGAR